Genomic segment of Arachis hypogaea cultivar Tifrunner chromosome 11, arahy.Tifrunner.gnm2.J5K5, whole genome shotgun sequence:
CTCAAGGACCAGAGCCGAGCTTATAGAATAATTAGAAACAGATAAGTATAAGTATAAAGGTTTATCGACTTCTGGTCTTTGCAGCACAGGTGGTGATGATAGAATGGTCTTGAGTTCGGTGAACGCTTTCTCGCACTCTTCTGTCCATTGAAATTTCTTATTCTTTGATATTGTTTGGAAGAAATGATATGATCGGCTTGAGGCTGCTTGCAAGAACCGAGATAGTGCTGCTACCTTTCCTGCTAATTGTTGTACCtcttttactgttttagggttcGCCATTTTGAGTATCGCCTCACATTTCtcagggtttgcttcaattcctcgtgAGGTCAGCATGAATCCGAGGAATTTGCCTCCTTGTACTCCGAAGGCACATTTCTCCGGATTGAGTCTCATGTTATATGCTCGGATCTGTTCAAATACCTCCCTGAGGTCGTCGCAGTGTGATTTTTGCTGTGTAGTTTTGGCGACCATATCGTCCACATAGATTTCCATGTTCCAACCAATTTGGTGATAGAACACTTTGTCCATCAGCCGTTGATaggttgcacctgcattctttagacCAAATGACATTACTCTATAACAAAAGTTTCCATGTTCGGTTATAAATGCTGTTTTGCTTTGGTCTTCCGGATGCATGAGGATCTGGTTGtagccagagtatgcatccataaagctcAAGCTTTTGAAACCTGACGCACTATCTACGAGTTTATCGATGCAAGGTAAAGGGTAAGCATCTTTAGGGCATGCCTTATTTAAATCTGTAAAGttgacgcacatgcgccatttacctgagttttccttaccattaccacgttCGAGAGCCATGTGGTGAATCTAATTTCTCTGATGAAGTTAGCTTTAAGAAGCTTTCCTGTTTCTTCTAGGGCTGCCATTGACTTTTCTGCCCCGAGATTCCTTTTCTTTTGAGCTATGGGTCGGCTTGTTCTATCAGTGGCGAGCTTGTGGCAGATAATGTTTGGGTCTATACCCGGCATGTCTGCTGGGGTCCAGGCGAATAAGTCGGCGTTGTCTTGTAGTACTTTTATGAGTTCCGATCTTTGCTTTCCTTGTAGTGCTTGACCGATGTATGTGACTTGATCTGGTTTTGACGTTAGTGGGACAGCCTGGAGCTCGTCTACTGGCTGAGGCCTTTCTTGGGTGTCTTCTCGAGGGTCAAGCTCCTCTAGGGACAGTACTCATTCGTATTGTGGATTGCTTTGACTTCTTGTTGGGATTATTTTCCTTGAGCCGACTTCTTCAGGCTTACGTTGTAGCATTGCCGAGCTTGTCTGCGATCTGAGTGGAGTGTCGCTATCCGTCCGTCTTGTGCCTAAAATTTGACACATAGATGGAAAGTTGAAACTACTGCCCTGAACATGTTCAGGGCAGGTCTTCCGAGGATAATATTGTAGGGACTAGGGCAATCAACTATGAGGTATTGTATATCAATGATCTGTGATAATGGGTGATTTCCCATCATCGTTTTTAGCCATATGTAACCCTTAATTGGCACTCTTTCTCCAGAGAATCCGACTAATTCTTCGGATGAGGGTTGTATGATTTTttcagatatttttatttttaagaaagtAGTATAAAAAAGAACATCGACACTACTACCTGGGTCCAGAAGGACTTTTCTTACCAACAGCTCGCCTGTTTGGATGGAGATTACCACTGGGTCGTCTGAGTGTGGTGCGGCTGAGCACATGTCCTCCTTGTTGAAAGTGATTTCTAGGTCGGGTACATTGTTGTTGCTGTATAGTGTTGTTCCTTTTATTGCCAGCATTGTACGGTAGCTACGTTTCCTTGCCGATGTTGTTTCTCCTCCGCCGGCGAATCCTCCGGATATGCAGTTTATAATCCCTTTAGGTGGGATGTTGTTTGACCATTTGTTGGCTTCCTTGTTTCCCGAGGTTTGTTGACGTTCTTCCTTGTCCCTATCGTTTTCTTTATGCTTCCTTCCTTCGATGTACTTATCTAGGAGGCCTTGCCGAGCCAATCTTTCTAATAGATCTTTGGCTATCACGCACTCGTCGGTTGTGTGCCCATACTTTTGATGGAAAGCGCAGTGTTTACTTTTGTCGACGAAGCGCTgatcttggtagcttcctgcccTTGCTGGTGGTTTTATGATCTTGGCGTTGAGGATTTCTTTAATTATCTTTTCccttcttgtgttgaatttagtgtAGTTGTCAAATTTTGGGGTCAGTCTGAAGGGCTTTCTGGGGTCTTTGACATTTGCCGACCTTGTGGTTCTGTCATCCTCTTTCTTTGGttgttttttctctgtttttttggCTTCGCGGAGTTCTTCAATCTCCATTTGTCCTGCCGCCCTTTCTCGGAATTCTTCCAGTGTCTTCGGCTTGGTTACCGCGATTGTTTCCCTGAATTTTCCGGGTCGGAGTCCGGCCTTTAGGGCATGCAAGTGGACGGCGGGATCTAGATCGGGTATCTCCATGGTTGCTTCTGCGAATCTGGTCAGATAGTCTTTCAAGCTTTCATGAGGACCTTGGCGAATGGTGCCGAGGTAGTCCGATCCGTGTACATATATCCGTGCTGCAGCGAAGTAATCTATGAAAGATTTTGCCAGTTCCTCAAAAGAGGAGATTGATCCTGCAGgtaattttgaaaaccaaagtaGGGCAGCACCGTCGAGGTAATTAGGGAAAGCTCTGCAAAGAACAGGTTCGTTATTAGGGCCATTAAAGAACATcatagattaaaattttttaatatgagcCCGGGGGTCACCAATCCCCTTATATGGCTCGAGTGAGGAAGGTAGTGTGAAGTGTTTTGGCATTTGGTAGTTGGTGATCTCCTCGAAGAACGGGTTGTCCAGGGTCAGCTTCTCCTTTGGTGGGTCTACACTTAGTAGGTCTACGTTGCCTTTTCCTTTGGAACCGTTTTCTTCGCGTTTACTAGCATTACTTTGGGTGGAAAGTTTGGCAAGTCTTTTGACTTCCGCTTGCAGCTCGGCCATCTGGGCGATGAGTTCGGCCTGGGTGAGTTGGTGAATCCCATTGTCGGCCATGCTCGAAGGTTGGGTAACCCTGcgtaaaaaagaaatacaaagtGCGATGTAGAGAAATAGTGGGGTTAAATTAACTTTTTGGCCCTAcagtgggcgccaaatgttccgttCTGATTTGACCGAGGTCTGTATCTTCCAATCGAGGCTGCTCGGCTCTTGGGAGAGTTATACGTCGTCCGTAAGGTAGCCTTCAAGGATGACCTCGGCACGATGAAACACGGcggcgggagcacctgcaaaaagcactccgacgctcaagtaagaaTGTGAGTTATAAGAAAGTAAGAGAAATAACTTAGAGTGAGTTCTGTGACCTGTTTCTCCGGGGCTATTGGGTTCGGTTTTATAGGTGAACGAAGTGCTTTGCTTGTTCCGATAATCGTGGTTCGGTTGGTGAGTTTCGTTGCTGTTGGTAACGGCTAGTGGATAGTGTTTGACTTATGCTTAGTTTTTGGTCAAGTGGTTATCTCAGATATGTTCGTTCATCTCCGATCTTTATGGTCGGTCTTTAGTTCTGATCTTATCTCCGAGTTTATGGGGTACACATCAGAGCTCATTATATATTTACTAACTTGAATTAGGTGCCAACCTCTCTTTATTCTGTGAAGCCGAGGTATAACTCGCCTTATCCTAAATTCAGGAGACGATCATTTGTGACTGAACTATACTAGAGTCAGACCACATAAGAATaacatgtattttaaattttaattttaggtttttattaTTGACAACTATGGTGGTGATCATCTTTAATCCCCCAACAAAAATCAATACCTAATGTTCCCTATACATTCCAACATTTAAATTTAAGTGACATTGCATTTAAGCTAGCCTAATTATTCTTAGgtattaaattaacaaaataaacttctgtttttttttataaacaagaATCATTACCTAGCTAACTCCATTTGAAGAAAATTTCATACTTTAAACTATTCAAACTGTGATGTTAATAATTTAATGAATCAGaaagaattgaaaaaggaaaaaaataaattcttctcattttaaaaagaatgaaaaatcttttgaaaattgttgagttattacactttATATACTACGTACTCCTTATGTACtctcattataaaaaaaattacaacaaataAACTTACAtctactattaataaaaaaaataatttagataacaccataaaaaaaattaatcaaaactgtaccatttatatatatgatcacataattcGTAGACAAACATCTACCGTAACCAAAAGGTAGATACAAAGTATGCAAATAACAATTATTCACAACTCAACGAAGGATAAAACAGTGTGAAATGCTTATAACAGTGTGTGACCATAATGAAATGTAGAGTTGTAAGTCcttcaattttattaaattccGATGAAAGTAGTAGTAGTCTATGTATTATAACACCTTCAATTTCATGAAATTTGGAAGTGAACTCATTTCATTTGGCTTGATGGATTTTAGAggcaaattaatattttttttccccACTGAGCTGTGATTCATAATAAAAATCACAGTTACGGTGATATCATCATGGATTGCCCTTCTTCCTTCAGTTAGCCGATGCCTAGTTTTAATTTCGATCTATGAATAGAATAGTTACATAGCGAGTTATGGATAGAATAGTTACATATGTTATAACAGTGACTATAATAAACCCGGATAAAAGATCACAAAAAAAATGGCACACCTTCTTTTCATGACACTCATTTATGATCTTCACAGCTTTTTTTAGGACTAATATGCTCCCATAGTTCGTTTGAGGCAAAGTTGATAAATTTGTCCGAATGGTGTAGAAGTCTATTCCTTTGAAATTTTCTAGCAATATGATAGATCTAATCGAGTATAAAAAGAATACTATAAAATGATAACAAAAGAGTActaaattttaacacaaatttaaatttgttttaaaaaaatatatactcaaagagtgataaaataatataattttaaatgatataaagttatgtcttttttttaataatttttatgtcttttttcttctctgttataatataatattataattcatGCTTACAAATTATAAGAGCAAGGGAGAGTACGAGAGAGTACAAGGGATAATTTATCGAGAACTCCTTAATCCAAAATTTGTTAAAAAGATAACTAAAATCTTGCAACATTATTTTGatcactaattaattaataatatttaaaaatattaactaaaaatataatactaaactattaaattaaaagtattgaACTACTAGTTAAAAGTACttactaatataaattaaaattgttgCCCTCAAACTTTTTTTCTTATGCATATTCATTTTTTTCCAGACATAATTCCAATTTGGCACACCATTATTTGCACAATCAGCTAGAGTGAAGATTTTCATTACAATGATTATAAAATTTtggtaatatttaaaaaaaaatttaaaattaaaattgatctgTTGACTATAATTCGGCTCAGATAAAACTATAAATTGGAATAcgtttaaaactaaataattgGAGTACGTGGAGAATGCGTATTTTGGTCTTCTAACAGACTTACCACCGTATTAGACCCACTAAGTAATCACAACAATTCTATAAATACATCCACTCCTGACATGAAAGAGATACATTATTCATTCTGAATAACTTCGTATATCTTCTACTCTTACTAACTTGAGTGTTGGAGTCTCTTTGCAGGTGCCAAACGCGGCTTCTCCTACAAGAAAAACGACGTTCCTTCCTCTCACTCTCAAGGAAAGCAAGTTCAAGCACTAGCAGAACAAGCTATACCTCGGAGATATCTTTCaggaacaaaaataatatttttttttaaacaaaaagctcaacacaataaaTAAACTAATTCTTAATCATCTTTGGTAAAAGTCATCAACAACTCAAAAATTCAAATATCACTCCACTTTTTGTAACTCTTAATTAACCTATTGACTACCCCTGCAATACCTGATTCTTGATTCCTGAAGATTCTGTCATTCCTTTTCAACCAAGTGCTCCAAATGATAACAATGAAACCAAACTTACCAACATTCTATCAATTAATCTTCACGATTGACCTCTGAACCACGTAAACTTACGGTCATTCAGCTCTATATCCACCAATTCCATAATGCTGACACACTAGcgcactcgtccgcttaagcaagtgtcgggggttcgaaccccacattgtgcatgcagcaactcattggccagcggtagactcttaaatggagctcagatccacgatggattagtccttgacctgtcgggttgggggatactgtgaaaaaccaaaaaaaataatgcAAATTGATGGCACTGTCTTAGCTTCAATTGATATTTCTGAGTATGAGAATAAACACTCGCTTAGGATTGAGGACCACTATGTCcttaacactacaaaaaaaacgTTAAATACCGTTaaatttattgttaaaaaaacGAATAAAATTTAACGGTAATTCAATTATCGTCGAATTTACTGTCGAAAATAATCAGACGGTATAAACTTCGCCAGTAAATATTTACTGTCGAATTTTATGACAGATTATCAGCTTGGAAAACCAATTGGTTACCAGCGAATTCTTCCGATGGTATTGTTGGcgtcaaaaaatattattttgcgCACTATTACCGTTAGATTATTCCTACGGTATTTTCAACGGTAATTTgaactttttttaatttgaaataaatggtcaattttaattttaaatttaagttttttcacacaattagtggtccattaataaataataaaaaacttttatttaaaataaataatacaatgttcaaataaatttaaagtcaagtacatcaaataaatacaatgaaataataaaatgaaaacaaataacTACAGATCCTGGTAGTCGTCATCGTCGGTCCCGTGGCCCTGAGTCAGCGGCGCAGAAGGTGGTGATGTCCGTATGCCACCAGCAGTGGTGCTGCCACCAGTAAGGTCGATGCTAGTGGCGCGCATTTGGTCCTGGTACACCACCATCTGAGCCTCCATACGCTGCATCCGCTCCAGCGACTCCTCCACTCCAGCCTGAGCTCATTCGTAGACGTCATGCGAGTGAGGATCTTCTGATACCTCTTCCTATAATCGTTAAGCTCCTGAGCCTACTGCTGGAGGTTGCGTTGGAGCTCCTGCACCTATAGCCTCAAATCCACGCCTTCCTCGGACTCGACGACTCGACTGGTGGTGGAGCTTGACGACTGCCTCAATGTGGAGGTGCGGAGGCTACTGCCAAAGAATGACCCTATCCCGTATACACGGTTCTTGTACTGCGCTGAGGTGGTCTCGCGCCAAACCACATCAAGATCGACGACTGAAGCTGTAGAGCCATCGGTGGCGTTTTCACCACCTTGCTGAGACTGCTAAGCCGCGGCCTCTAGTCTCTGTGTGTAGGACTCCAGTTTAATTAACACAAGTTATTGTGATTAGTACGACAGATATACagttaatctctaataattttatagcaGAAGATAATCAAatgtatgtttactcacataatggtcCTGAGACCGCTGATCAGCAAATGTCTCTTTGTTCTCTTTCAGCGTGTGGGTGTACTTGAACGTCTCTGCCAACGTCGCCTCGCGATCCAACGACTTCAACTACACATGTTGCATTGAAACAATATGATTAGGATGCCTAGTAATGATACGCAGAAGAATATAACtaagttattaacaaaattaaagtcaCTTTACATACCAGCCTGACCTTAGTCTTCATGAAAGTCGCTGAGCTGCCAgtatacttggacgacctagctGAGGCCCTGTTAGCTCTGTTGGTGAGACACCGATGCCAGAACCCCTCATTGGTCTCCCAATGAACAAACAGAGCCTTCTTTATATCCGGTCAGAACCAGGTCGTCCAATGGTCCTGCTCCTGACGAACATCATCCAGCATCTGCTGGAGCCGTCGACCCATTCTATGGTCGAATATCTTCCTCATGGTAAGGTCATGCTCAGCGTCCCACCTAAAGTGCAGCTGcaaagaaactttaaaattagttaagtaagatagaagataaaaactagctaaaaaggtttgaaactaaaaaaaaaatcaccgCCCATTTCTGAAACCATCGCTTCCTGGTCTCAGCGAGGATCTTCATGTAGCTATGCCAAGGATGGTCATACATCAGCTTGATGACATTGGTCTTCTCCTGAGTACACGCGTTGTTGTTCGGCGTAAACCTAACAACTCACAAATaagaatcaacctaaatccactaaacagaaATTAATTTTCAAGAACTTTCAGCAATAAAGTTAATCATAATCATTGGAACAGGAAAACACTAACCAGAAAACCAAATCAACTTAAATCCACTAAACAGGAATCAATTAACCATAATAATTGAAATAGGAAACACTAACCAGgcaaccaaatcaacctaaatacACTAGACATGAATCATTTTTCAAGAACTTTCAGCAACAAAGTTAATCATAATCATTGAAACTTAAACCAATAATCAGGCAACCatttcaacctaaatccactaaataggaatcaattttcaagaactttcagcaataaagttaatcataatcattgaaacttaaaaacaCAAGCCAGTtaaccaaatcaacctaaatccaccaAATATGAATTAATTTTCAGGAACTTTCAACAACAACCATAATCATTAAAACAGAAAACTCTAACCAAGCAatcaaatcaacctaaatccactagacAGGAATCAAATTTTAGGAACTTTCAACAATAAAATTAATCATAATCATTGAACCTTAAAAACACTAACTAGccaaccaaatcaacctaaatccactaaacaggaATCAATTTCCAGAAACTTTTAGCAACAACCATAATCATTGAAACAGGAAACAATAACCAAGCAAATAGagtcaacctaaatccactagacAGGAATCAATTTTCAGAAACTTTCAGCAACAAAGTTAATCATaatcattgaaacttaaaaatacTAACCAACATTCAAACTtaaatccactaaactagaatcaatttTCAGGTGCTTTCAGCGTAACCATAAACAGGAAATACATGAGACTCAACGTGATACTTATCCCGTGCCGCCATCAGCCCAAATCTTCAAACGTATGATGGGAGGTGGTGGAGAGGCATCAGATGCTCCCTCACTTCCATGGCTGGACTCCAGGGCCGCGACATCCATCGCTGGAGGTGGCGTAAACGTGGATGCGGCCTGCTGAGCGGTAGGAGGTAGCGTCGTCAATGTAGACGGAGGCACATATTTTGGGTTAGAGACCATGATGAAATTGCTAGTATGCTAAACCCACAACCTGTGGCGTCACCGGGGTGGTCGGAGTAGATGGAGAGGATCCAAAAGTCTCGGGGGTACCGGAAGAAACCCTCCCTCTACCCCGACCACGGCTTCGACTATGACCAGCAGCCTGATCCGCAACACCTCTACCCTTCGAAATGTCTacaaatatcaaattatcaaaCAATCTCAGTAACAATTTTTTAGCAAAACAGTCATCAATGCAGCAATTCACACAGTTAGACAATTCTAAACATCTCAACAATTCAAAACCTAATGCATTGAATCTAACCTAATTtcatcaacctaaatccactaagattagaaaactaaattgaactaactttgaaactgattgaaaattaaaattgaaattctaatcaaacctaaattaaattgaactaaaattaaacaaatgGAAAACAATCTCAGCAACAATTTCTCAACAAAATAGTCATTAACACaggaaataacaaaattaaagaattccaAAAACTTCAACAATTTAAAACTTAATGTATTGAATCTAACataaattaatcaaccaaatccactaaaattagaaaactaaactcaACGAACTTTGaaactaattcaaaattaaaattaaaattccactcaaacctaaactaaattaaactgcAATTAAAGGAATTAGAAAAGAGTTGCTCAAGAACCTGTAATGAAGAATAGAGCAAGAAATAAGGAAAGAGGTGGATGTTGCAGCCTTGGTCGCCAAAGTTGCAGTGGCGGCAGATGATGGTGATGGCAGATGGTGGTGACggcgaaggagagagagagaggaaggggaaGATGGAGTCGTCGGCGTAAAGGGTTGATGGCAATGGAGAGGGGGTGGCGACAGCTGTAGTCTCAGCGGTGGCGGAAGATGATGGTGACTGCAGCTAGaatgcaagagagagagagagagagagagagagagagagagagagagagagagagagagagagagagagagagagagagagagagagagagagagggggggatgGTGGTGAGGGTTCGAATGAGGGTGAAGAGGTTCGTGATTTGAATTTACACCCCTTTTACCGTCAGAAACCATTACATGTTAGTAAAATGCATCGTTTCACTAAATTGAGTTATTGTCAGATTTTTCAGATGGTAAACCCGATGGTAAAAAGGATGcgccaatttaatttattttctctccaAATATTACCGGCGGATTTACCGTTGGAAAATAGAATCCGCCGGTAATTACTTAACCTTATGAATTCGACATGGTTATTGCCGATAATCCGACAGTAAATTCACTGCTACTCTTCCacgataaatccgacggtactcaGCATTTTTCTTATAGTGTAAGATTACTGGTATAGGTACATTTGATGGCCAAGGTCATCATGACCCTTGGAGCATAGTGGAGAATTGTGACAAAAAGACTTAAGGTTCATGTGTCAAGAATCCTGCTGTAAGTTACTGGTATCAAACCACATGTTGTCCACTTAATACTTATAAGGTCCCACattggttggggaggggaacgaagcatgccttataagggtgtggatacctctccctaacatgacgcgttttgacgagtgagtgtggggggcttcggctatcatccctatcgtcaaaagcaaaaccgtgaggccttgtatgccaaagcggacaatatcgtgctagcgggtggtctgggctgttacagatggtatcagagccagagcccggatcgatgtgccagcgagggcgctgggctcccttagggggttggattgtaaggtcccacatcgattggggaggggaacgaagcatgccttataagggtatggatacctctccctagcatgatgcgttttgacgagtgagtgtggagggcttcggctatcatccctatcgtcaaaagtaaaaccgtgaggccttgtgtgccaaagcggacaatatcgtgctagcgggtggtctgggctgttacaataCTCAAATTGGTTATTGAAGTTATACTTGCGTT
This window contains:
- the LOC112720945 gene encoding uncharacterized protein → MMFFNGPNNEPVLCRAFPNYLDGAALLWFSKLPAGSISSFEELAKSFIDYFAAARIYVHGSDYLGTIRQGPHESLKDYLTRFAEATMEIPDLDPAVHLHALKAGLRPGKFRETIAVTKPKTLEEFRERAAGQMEIEELREAKKTEKKQPKKEDDRTTRSANVKDPRKPFRLTPKFDNYTKFNTRREKIIKEILNAKIIKPPARAGSYQDQRFVDKSKHCAFHQKYGHTTDECVIAKDLLERLARQGLLDKYIEGRKHKENDRDKEERQQTSGNKEANKWSNNIPPKGIINCISGGFAGGGETTSARKRSYRTMLAIKGTTLYSNNNVPDLEITFNKEDMCSAAPHSDDPVVISIQTGELLVRKVLLDPGSSVDVLFYTTFLKIKISEKIIQPSSEELVGFSGERVPIKGYIWLKTMMGNHPLSQIIDIQYLIVDCPSPYNIILGRPALNMFRAVVSTFHLCVKF